From the genome of Schaalia dentiphila ATCC 17982, one region includes:
- a CDS encoding pyruvate dehydrogenase: MNVAEQIVAQLVDAGVHRIYGIVGDSLNPIVDAVRKTGGSKKGGIDWIHVRHEEAAAFAASAEAQLTGKLAVCAGSCGPGNLHLINGLYDANRTGAPVLAIASHIPSVQIGSMYFQETHPDRIFEECSVYNELISSAAQSPRTVNSAIRHAVGLGGISVITLPGDVSDLKAVEHVPTYAPARPATLAPNATDIEEAAALLNKADKVAIFAGAGVEGAHDEVIALADALKAPIGHSLRGKHFIQYDNPFDVGMTGLLGYGAAAEGMNDADVLILLGTDFPYDQFLPDTPTIQVDTHAEKLGRRTDVGLAIHAQVKPFIEALLPHLRANRSDSFLKSKIKKHSEIMHAPVGAYTRNVEKMRPIHPEYAAHLLNETAAKDAIFTADTGMCNVWTARYIDPLGTRRLIGSLLHGSMANALPMALGAQVAYPDRQVVSVSGDGGLSMLLGELITAKMYDLPVKVVVFNNSTLGMVKLEMLVNGLPDFQTDVPDTNYADIARAIGFHAERVEDASRLEDAYREAFAAPGPALVEVITDPNALSLPPAITGGQVVGFATAMSKIVLNRGIAEAFSMATSNMRNIPRL; the protein is encoded by the coding sequence ATGAACGTCGCGGAGCAGATCGTGGCTCAACTCGTTGACGCGGGAGTCCATCGGATCTATGGAATCGTCGGCGATTCACTGAACCCAATCGTTGACGCAGTGCGCAAGACCGGCGGCTCAAAGAAGGGCGGCATCGACTGGATTCACGTCCGCCACGAGGAGGCTGCGGCGTTTGCCGCGTCTGCGGAGGCTCAGTTGACGGGCAAGCTCGCGGTGTGTGCGGGTTCGTGCGGCCCGGGCAATCTTCACCTCATCAACGGTCTGTATGACGCAAACCGCACGGGTGCGCCGGTCCTGGCCATTGCCTCGCACATTCCGAGCGTCCAAATCGGGTCGATGTACTTTCAGGAGACCCACCCGGACCGTATCTTCGAGGAGTGCTCGGTCTACAACGAGCTCATTTCCTCCGCGGCACAGTCGCCGCGCACGGTGAACTCAGCAATCCGCCACGCGGTCGGCTTGGGCGGCATCTCGGTCATCACATTGCCCGGCGACGTCTCTGACCTCAAGGCCGTTGAGCACGTTCCCACCTACGCGCCCGCGCGCCCCGCGACGCTTGCTCCCAACGCCACCGATATTGAAGAGGCCGCAGCGCTCTTGAACAAGGCCGACAAGGTCGCTATCTTCGCTGGCGCCGGTGTCGAGGGAGCTCACGACGAGGTCATCGCCCTGGCGGATGCGCTCAAGGCACCGATCGGCCACTCGCTGCGCGGCAAGCACTTCATCCAGTACGACAACCCCTTCGACGTGGGCATGACGGGCCTGCTGGGCTACGGCGCGGCCGCCGAGGGCATGAACGACGCTGACGTGCTGATCCTGCTGGGTACCGACTTCCCCTACGACCAGTTCCTGCCGGACACCCCGACCATTCAGGTGGACACGCACGCGGAGAAGCTGGGCCGCCGCACGGACGTCGGCCTCGCGATCCACGCGCAGGTCAAGCCCTTCATCGAGGCACTCCTCCCCCACCTGCGCGCGAACCGCTCCGATTCCTTCCTAAAGTCCAAGATCAAGAAGCACTCGGAGATCATGCACGCTCCCGTCGGCGCATACACGCGCAACGTGGAGAAGATGCGCCCAATCCACCCCGAGTACGCGGCCCACCTCCTCAATGAGACGGCCGCGAAGGACGCGATTTTCACCGCGGACACGGGCATGTGCAACGTGTGGACCGCCCGCTACATCGATCCGCTCGGCACGCGCCGTCTCATCGGCTCCCTGCTGCACGGGTCGATGGCGAACGCCCTGCCGATGGCCCTGGGCGCTCAGGTCGCCTACCCGGATCGCCAGGTCGTGTCAGTGTCGGGCGACGGCGGGCTCTCGATGCTTCTCGGCGAGCTCATCACCGCGAAGATGTACGACCTGCCGGTCAAGGTGGTCGTCTTCAACAATTCGACGCTGGGCATGGTGAAGCTGGAGATGCTGGTCAACGGCCTGCCTGACTTCCAGACAGATGTCCCTGATACGAATTACGCGGACATTGCCCGCGCAATTGGCTTCCACGCGGAGCGCGTCGAGGACGCCTCTCGCCTGGAGGACGCGTACCGCGAGGCATTCGCTGCGCCCGGCCCCGCCCTCGTTGAGGTCATCACGGATCCGAACGCGCTGTCACTTCCGCCGGCCATCACGGGCGGCCAGGTCGTCGGTTTCGCGACCGCGATGAGCAAGATCGTTCTCAACCGCGGCATCGCTGAGGCTTTCTCAATGGCTACCTCCAACATGCGCAACATCCCGCGGCTGTAG
- a CDS encoding fructosamine kinase family protein: protein MDTIRKRDSRRGRIAYEVAGLAWLAEASDPGAAVVPVLEHGATWLEEPRLASVAPTSRAAEGFGRALAHTHAAGASHLGAPPPGFEGDGWMGEAPLSLPRDATKASNRTMHRTESSVPSEASNPRRPARGETAQDRATASSWGAFYARERIAPYLDAPVFSVSDRTLIERLCERLESGALDHDQPHLVSDVIARPGPVGAARTHGDLWSGNVMWTPEGAVLIDPAAQGGHAEEDLAALAVFGCPHYERILAAYNEASPLADGWRERVALHQMHIIIVHCALFGRSYVPEAVSIARRYS, encoded by the coding sequence GTGGACACCATCAGGAAGAGGGACAGCCGCCGTGGGCGGATCGCCTACGAGGTCGCGGGTCTTGCGTGGCTTGCGGAGGCCTCGGACCCCGGCGCAGCCGTCGTGCCCGTCCTCGAGCACGGCGCGACGTGGCTCGAGGAACCGCGTCTGGCGTCCGTCGCGCCAACCTCTCGGGCCGCAGAAGGATTCGGCCGCGCCCTCGCCCATACGCACGCCGCCGGAGCCAGCCACCTGGGCGCGCCGCCACCCGGATTCGAGGGGGATGGTTGGATGGGGGAGGCGCCCCTGTCGCTGCCTCGTGATGCCACGAAAGCCAGCAACCGCACCATGCATCGAACGGAGAGCAGCGTGCCCAGTGAGGCGTCCAATCCCCGCCGTCCCGCGCGCGGCGAAACAGCGCAAGACCGGGCCACAGCCTCATCCTGGGGTGCCTTCTACGCGCGCGAACGCATCGCCCCCTACCTGGACGCCCCGGTCTTCAGCGTGTCCGACAGGACTCTTATCGAGCGCCTGTGCGAGCGCCTCGAATCGGGTGCGCTCGACCACGACCAACCCCACCTGGTCTCCGACGTGATCGCCCGGCCCGGCCCGGTCGGCGCGGCCCGCACCCACGGCGACCTGTGGTCCGGCAACGTCATGTGGACCCCCGAGGGCGCCGTCCTCATCGACCCCGCCGCGCAGGGCGGCCACGCCGAGGAGGACCTGGCGGCCCTCGCGGTCTTCGGCTGCCCGCACTACGAACGCATACTCGCCGCCTATAACGAGGCCTCGCCCTTGGCGGACGGGTGGCGCGAGCGCGTCGCCCTGCATCAGATGCATATCATCATTGTCCACTGCGCGCTCTTTGGCCGCTCCTACGTGCCCGAGGCGGTCTCGATCGCCCGACGCTATAGCTAG